A DNA window from Dehalogenimonas sp. THU2 contains the following coding sequences:
- a CDS encoding branched-chain amino acid ABC transporter permease, whose amino-acid sequence MSTGLPCGTRNYSYAADMAIIRTKTHWALLLVGLAVLFTAPLYLSVYWLGVVNLIGITIVAAMGLNLLTGYCGQLSVGHAGFIAVGAFTSAVLTSRLELPFLIALPLAGLGAGLIGLLFGVASLRVKGFYLAIATIAAQIIIMWVINHLEITGGFTGMSVPRAEIFGITFRSPQSLFFLIMVVTVGVVFFAKNLARTRIGRAFVAVRDNDLAAEVMGINLFRYKLLAFFIGCFLAGVAGSLTAHWISFVSTEHFSITDSILYVGMIIIGGAGTVLGPILGAIAIRLLQQGVTFLSPTLESSVDWLPSGFTAGLAPFVFGLVIVLFLVLEPRGLAHRWNLFKASYRLWPFSH is encoded by the coding sequence ATGAGCACAGGTTTACCCTGCGGAACCCGTAACTACTCTTATGCTGCCGATATGGCCATTATCCGCACTAAAACGCATTGGGCATTACTGCTCGTAGGTCTCGCTGTTCTATTCACCGCACCACTCTACCTCTCCGTCTATTGGTTGGGAGTCGTTAATCTTATTGGAATCACTATCGTTGCAGCAATGGGATTGAATCTACTTACCGGATATTGTGGTCAGTTATCGGTGGGGCACGCCGGTTTTATCGCTGTTGGCGCTTTCACCTCCGCGGTACTTACATCCAGACTGGAATTACCGTTTCTTATCGCGTTGCCGCTCGCAGGTTTAGGTGCCGGTCTTATCGGTCTTCTATTCGGTGTAGCCTCATTAAGAGTCAAAGGCTTTTACCTCGCGATAGCCACGATCGCCGCTCAAATTATAATTATGTGGGTTATTAACCACTTAGAGATCACCGGGGGCTTCACCGGTATGAGTGTACCGCGGGCGGAGATATTCGGTATCACCTTCCGCTCGCCGCAGAGTTTGTTTTTTCTCATTATGGTGGTAACAGTTGGGGTCGTATTCTTTGCTAAAAATCTGGCGCGGACCCGCATAGGACGGGCTTTCGTGGCAGTGCGCGACAATGATCTGGCTGCCGAGGTCATGGGTATCAATCTCTTCCGCTACAAATTATTGGCTTTCTTTATCGGCTGTTTTCTAGCCGGAGTCGCTGGATCGTTGACCGCTCACTGGATCAGTTTTGTGTCGACAGAACACTTCTCGATTACAGACTCAATACTTTACGTCGGCATGATAATCATTGGTGGAGCGGGCACCGTCTTGGGGCCCATCCTGGGAGCCATCGCTATTCGTCTGTTACAACAAGGCGTAACCTTTTTGTCACCCACGCTTGAGTCATCCGTCGACTGGCTTCCATCCGGCTTTACTGCCGGGCTGGCGCCTTTCGTGTTTGGTTTGGTAATCGTGCTTTTTCTAGTACTGGAACCACGGGGATTGGCCCATCGCTGGAACCTCTTCAAAGCCTCCTACCGGCTATGGCCGTTTTCACACTGA
- a CDS encoding ABC transporter substrate-binding protein: MKGKNWVRRLSVIVLSMILVSLPVLAAGCGDENPGGTTNPTDEVKQPLKIGIMYPQTGVAASKGQPMSAGVLDAIKYINEEKGGVLGHEIQVIARDNGYDAAKSTTIINEFISSGALMFTSQASAMMSVVMGIANEASLPGFTVFSAPSITQPAKHIYAQMPDYGDGWAVFADYYMKNVWKGSGAPKMALMLLNNPTGSGAKDAANKLAASMGIEIVAIEEHTSTTSNEIEALTRIAAKNPDVIFISSTPQPTSVIVKGIRDVQATGKLAGLSIGCGHASYTSQLVDLAGAAKVEGVYGVFPTVSWGENVAGMAKMTEYAQKYHPDFANNMDYITAWAEGLLIAKILETAIQNTPGGAANLTPANVEKYGFQMLNYNVEGLHGPVTYTPGDNRLSKAMRVFQVKSGVITAISDWINAAYIDYGLK, from the coding sequence ATGAAAGGTAAAAACTGGGTGAGAAGGTTATCGGTAATCGTCTTGTCAATGATTCTAGTTAGTCTGCCGGTTTTAGCAGCAGGCTGCGGCGATGAGAACCCGGGGGGGACAACAAATCCAACCGATGAGGTTAAGCAACCCCTTAAAATTGGAATCATGTATCCCCAGACTGGTGTGGCAGCATCGAAAGGGCAACCGATGTCGGCCGGAGTATTGGACGCCATCAAATACATCAACGAAGAAAAAGGTGGCGTTCTGGGTCATGAGATTCAAGTCATAGCACGTGACAATGGATACGACGCCGCCAAATCCACAACAATTATCAACGAATTCATCTCGAGCGGCGCTTTGATGTTCACTTCCCAAGCGTCGGCCATGATGTCGGTGGTAATGGGAATCGCCAACGAAGCTTCACTACCCGGCTTCACTGTTTTCTCCGCACCTTCCATCACCCAGCCGGCTAAGCACATTTACGCCCAGATGCCGGATTACGGCGATGGTTGGGCGGTCTTCGCTGACTACTACATGAAAAACGTTTGGAAGGGATCCGGCGCTCCTAAGATGGCACTCATGTTGCTCAACAATCCTACTGGCTCAGGTGCTAAGGATGCTGCCAATAAACTTGCGGCCTCTATGGGAATCGAGATCGTAGCCATTGAAGAGCATACCTCGACCACCTCCAACGAAATCGAAGCGTTAACCCGTATCGCTGCCAAGAATCCCGATGTGATCTTTATTTCCAGTACTCCCCAGCCGACGTCGGTCATCGTAAAAGGCATTCGCGATGTCCAGGCGACCGGCAAACTGGCCGGGTTAAGTATTGGCTGCGGGCATGCAAGCTACACCAGCCAATTAGTTGACCTGGCCGGCGCGGCCAAGGTTGAAGGCGTCTACGGCGTTTTCCCCACCGTGAGTTGGGGCGAGAATGTTGCTGGTATGGCCAAGATGACCGAGTACGCCCAGAAATACCATCCTGACTTTGCTAACAACATGGACTACATCACTGCTTGGGCGGAGGGTCTTTTAATCGCTAAAATACTGGAAACAGCCATCCAGAATACTCCCGGTGGCGCAGCAAATCTGACCCCAGCTAATGTGGAAAAATACGGTTTCCAAATGCTTAACTATAATGTTGAGGGATTGCATGGCCCGGTGACATATACACCCGGTGACAACCGGTTATCCAAGGCCATGCGCGTATTCCAAGTTAAGAGCGGTGTTATTACCGCGATCAGCGATTGGATCAACGCAGCCTACATAGACTATGGCTTGAAGTAA
- a CDS encoding ABC transporter ATP-binding protein — MLKLNNIEVAYLNVIRVLHGVSLSVPEGQIVTLLGANGAGKTTTLKAISGLLHVEEGEVTDGNIEWDGERIDKKNPEYIGKLGIVQALEGRRVFEHLTAEENLMVGAFNRKDRQEVKNDLEMVYNYFSRLKNLRNNTAGYLSGGEQQMVVIGRAMMARPKLMMLDEPSLGLAPLMVEEIYSIIRRFNEDQKTSVLLVEQNVRVALSIAHYGYVMENGRVVLDGTADFLKNNEDVKEFYMGLSAVGQKKSYRDVKHYKRRKRWL, encoded by the coding sequence ATGCTTAAACTCAACAATATCGAAGTTGCCTATCTCAACGTCATCCGTGTGCTGCACGGCGTTTCGCTGTCGGTTCCTGAGGGGCAGATCGTGACGCTGTTGGGAGCTAACGGAGCCGGCAAAACAACGACGCTAAAGGCCATCTCGGGGCTCCTGCACGTTGAAGAGGGAGAAGTCACCGATGGTAACATCGAGTGGGACGGCGAGCGTATCGACAAGAAGAACCCGGAATACATAGGCAAGCTGGGTATCGTACAGGCGTTGGAGGGAAGGCGTGTCTTCGAACACCTGACCGCTGAGGAAAACCTGATGGTCGGGGCTTTCAATCGAAAAGACCGGCAAGAAGTTAAGAATGACCTGGAGATGGTCTACAACTACTTTTCTCGGCTGAAAAACCTTCGTAATAACACAGCAGGATACCTTTCCGGCGGCGAACAACAGATGGTAGTTATCGGTCGAGCGATGATGGCCAGGCCGAAGCTTATGATGCTGGATGAACCATCGCTGGGCCTCGCGCCTCTGATGGTGGAGGAGATCTATAGTATCATCCGGCGCTTCAATGAAGATCAGAAAACCTCGGTGTTACTGGTGGAGCAAAATGTGCGGGTCGCCCTCTCTATCGCTCACTATGGCTATGTGATGGAAAACGGACGGGTGGTGCTGGATGGAACGGCTGATTTTCTTAAGAACAATGAAGATGTCAAAGAATTCTACATGGGTCTTTCCGCAGTAGGGCAGAAAAAGAGTTATCGCGACGTCAAACATTATAAAAGGCGTAAGCGCTGGCTGTAA